The DNA sequence GGGAATCCCTACCCAGCTTgtatttcctttctctttcgGGTAATCGAATAACAGGAACCATCCCAAATTCCATAGGACACCTATCTTTTCTTGAAGTCATTGATTTTTCAAGGAATAATTTGACTGGAAGCATTCCTTCTACCATAAATAATTGCTTTAGCCTTGTTGCTTTAGACCTTGGAAACAACAATCTGTCTGGGATAATACCAAAGTCGTTGGGCCGGTTGCAATCGCTCCAATCACTGCACTTGAACCACAACGAGCTTTCAGGAAAGCTCCCctcatctttccaaaatttaacaGGCTTGGAAGTTCTTGATCTTAGTTACAACAAATTGTTGGGTGAGGTTCCTGCATGGATTGGAGCTGCTTTCGTAAATTTAGTAATACTCAACTTGAGGTCGAATGTGTTTTGTGGAAGACTTCCCTCCCAGCTTTCAAATTTAAGCTCCCTGCATGTCTTAGACATTGCACAAAACAATCTGATGGGTGAAATTCCAATCACTTTGGTTGAGCTTAAAGCCATGGCTCAAGAGCAAATGAATATATATCGGTTAAGTGTGAATGCCAACTCCTCGTATACCAGCTCCTTGTATGAAGAACAATTGGTTGTGATTGCCAAAGGCCAAATTCTTGAATATACCAAGACTCTTTCTCTTGTTGTAGCCATTGACCTATCCGACAATAATTTAAGTGGAGAGTTTCCCcaagaaataacaaaattgtTTGGTTTAGTGGTTTTGAACTTGTCGAGGAATCACATCACTGGCCAAATTCCTGAAAACATTTCAATGTTGCGACAATTGTCATCTCTTGATTTGTCAAGCAATAAGCTTTCCGACACCACTCCTTCAAGCAGGGCCTCATTGTCATTCTTGAGTTATTTGAATCtatcaaataacaatttctaTGGTGAGATCCCCTTTATAGGGCAAATGATAACCTTCCCCGAGCTAGCCTTTGTGGGAAACCCTGATCTATGTGGACCTCCACTGGTCATAAAATGCCAGGATGAAGATCCAAATAAAAGGCAAAGTGTTGTTAGTGACAAAAATGATGGTGGCTATATTGATCAATGGTTTTACTTGAGCGTTGGCTTGGGATTTGCCATAGGCATCCTagttccattttttgttttgtcaaCAAGGAAATCTTGGTGTGAggcctattttgattttgtggatGAGATTGTCAGATGGTTGTTGAGAGGAAGAGCAACCTATGCCAAAAATCATCCTAGAAGGCGATAAATTTTGTTTGTAGATCTTTCTATGCTTTATGTATCATTATAAGCTTTGGAAGTGAATTCACAGTTGCAATAGAAGAAAAGACAGTTATCAAGCAACGGTTTCTGAATTTTCAATGGAAGCAAATACTTCTTATTGTACCCAATTCAAGTTCTAAAGCAATATAGATTGTAGAGCCTCATCTCGATCCTCTTCATAAAGAACAGAAAAAACTGGATACCCTGTGCCACCAACACAACACAAATTAGACTTCTTAAAATTGAGACTATCAAGTGTTGTCTAGGTAGATGACTTGCAGAAACCAAGAAGAAAACATTGCACCTAACTCATGAAAACaacaaacacaaaaaactaATCATTTCTCCTGAAACactatttgtattttataataattcaaCAAATACACATGCAGAATACtccaagttaattttttttttttttttgcatcgaCAAATTAACTTAGCAATTTGGGAAAGGGGAAATCATTTGTCTTAGTTGTAGAATGCATCATTTTACCTTGTAAATTGAGAGAAAAAGTAATCTATCTCAACAAACACATCCATgttgataaatatatttatctattcttttatttttcaatcttttatcTTTCATTAGAATTTTTTGGGTAAACATTTGActgatattttttcattaaaatgaatattaatagttgaaaatttttaattataaattataatattttacataaatttttgtttactttaaaACAAATACtacattaaaagaaataaatacaaaataaatggataataattGTTTCTATAAATAACATAATGAtaacttttcatatataataaaaatataaattatgtattttttgttaagaaaatggtaatcttttaataaaaataataaaaatagatactaatattttaataaatcaataaacttgtatttatttgttaagttttaaaatgtatagatttttttaaaatattagtaaaataaaatttatagatttattgaaatatattcATCAGTATCATGTTTGGAATGagaatggaataaaaaataattccaacaaataaatgaatttctataaactatttttaaaaacacttttctagtagtaaaaaacaaaaaactgatttatataagttgtttttaaaaataattttatattttgattttgtaaatttaatttatataatataaattaaatttaattcaattcttattacaaataaaaaaaataactttattattatgactgaattaaaaataaatagtttttaataaaatataaaaataaataaaaataataattttattattacaaataaattaaaaataattcaactcTTTTCTGAAACCAGTTAGCCTTTTGGGCTCTCTTATGGGTCCTATCTCTGGGCCTAATTTCTGGGCCAATTTTGGGCCTCCCTTTTTtaacattaataatttttctgaaGCCTTTTTTGCCTCCTTAAAGGACCATTTTCAGGCGCCTTTGGGgcctttgaatttttattttattaaatttttttcctaatattttagctatgaattataatattttagaacttCACACAAATATTTATCtactttaaaaaagaatattaaattataagaaataaataaaaaaataaatggataatgaatatttcaataaaccacgtacataacaaaaaatataaattatatatatttttttaaaagatgataatattttagtgaaagttataaaagataaatattaatattttaataaatttaccTTGTTTTGTATtgttaatttgatttattctcATGCATTTGGTTGctaaatttgttttgtataatTCTTAGTATAGTTCCTACATTTACAATAGAGATAAAGCACCGTGCAAAGGAGTATGAGGAGTTAAGTAGAAATTATAATCACATTTACAGTAGAGATAAAGCACCGTGCAAAGGAGTATAAGGAGTTAAGTAGAAATTATAATCACATTTActtatcttttaaattataatcacatttacttttcttttaattttatctaaaatagCGATGgtagaaaacaaattattatttcttgGCTATCcaataattatctttttttttttttttatatatatacattaatatAAGAAGTTGTTAACCTTATTTTTAGGGTGAGGAGTGATCTTAAAGACAACATTAATGGGCCTAAAAGCGGGCTTCTACACCTCAATTGGAGCTACCACATGACACCATGTCATAAGCCAACCCTCCCCTCTTCCTCCCCGCACCCACACCCAACCGAAGCCCACCCCACATGATACCCAACCCAATAAAAAAATGGACTGGGCCTAATTTTGGCCCATTTTCCTGGGCTGGATAGTTTGTACCTTTTCCTGTTTTTAGGCCCTCTTATGGGTCCCATCCCTAGCCTAATTTTGGGCCTCACTTTTTTTatgaagccttttttttttgtccttaaaGGGACCATTTTTTGGCCCCTTTCTAGGCAACTTTTGGGTcgtttgaatttttattttattttcttttttctgaaacCATTTTTCCTCTCTGCAAGGGCCTAGCCTAATTTTGGGCCTCACTTTTTTTatgaagcctttttttttttgtccttaaaGGGACCATTTTTTGGCCCCTTTCTAGGCAACTTTTGGGTcgtttgaatttttattttattttcttttttctgaaacCATTTTTCCTCTCTGCAAGGGCCGAATTTATGGGCCCAATATATGAgcctttttttcttggtttttcctTCTCCATTTTAACTTCCAACTTTCAAAACCCATAATTTTGAATGAGTCATGGtctttgattatttatttatttatttaattttgaatgatgTTGTTGTAGCACGTGACCATATttccatatttaattttcatatattttgaaagCGGTTTGCTACAATTTGTTGATGtgtattgaaattttaatttatgcatatttctttctttttgggttACATACAATGGACAAGGATTAGGTACCAAGAAatgaccaaaaaataaaaaaatgattaaggaaaaaatggtttttctttcttttgatcaCTTGCAACCATCCCAAGCTGACTTGGTTTGAATGTGGTCCTAAAGGAGCAAATCCCCAAGGAGCAGCCAACAATATTCAGTTTCATCAATCTAATAGGAGAATCTATCCCTTTGATCAAAAGATCGTAAATGATTTCCAGACTTTCCATCTCCAATAAATATCTGTTGCCACTCATAGGAAAAGGCTTCCAAATATAAATTCGAATTGGATCTTTATCATCAATCTTCTGCATTTTATATGAGTCATGTGGGGCCTGAAGTCTCATTCAATTCAGAGGTCATCTATCTAATCCTAGGGTATTCTTAGCGATGAGTTTCTCTATCTAATGCCTCTGAAATTCTGTCTACCTTGGATGTTTTGATCTACCACAATCATCAAAAGTAGATTTGCTTCTAAAATTCTCTTGCAGGTAATTTCTATTCCATGGATATTTTGATCTGGAACAATCATTCAGTGCAAACATTCTTGGGTGAGGtgattctaattattttttcttaacatgCATAGAAGGATGATGCACAAGTACTTgacaatttttcttatctacTTAGATTGATGATCTTTCTTACATGTGTTATCGAGTGTCTTGAtgcatttgttttctttttattcgtatatgggaaacaaaatttttcttcaattcatgAAAGGAGATATAACATGTTGCAATTAAATTTTTACAGGTGTTCATAGTTGGTGAATTGCATAATAAATGGAGAGGATTTCAATTCTGGGTTTCCTTTTAGCTCTTCTCTATTTAATGGTGAGAGGAACAATTGCTTATAAGGATGAAACTCATTTGACAGATTGCCTAGAATCCGATCGAGAAGCCCTTATTGACTTAAAAAGCAATctcaaatattccaaaaatcgATTTTCATCATGGAAAGGAAGTAATTGTTGTCAATGAGAAGGTCTTTCTTCTCAATATGGGAATGGTCTATCTACTGATAATTTTGAGTGGATGATTGGTCTTATTTCCTTGAAGCATCTCAAGATGAACCAAGTCGACCTTTCATTTGTTAGATCAAATTGGATGGATGTATTAAACAAGCTTCCATTTTTAACTGAGTTGCATCTATCTGATTGTGGCCTCTCGGGTTCAGTTTCTCTAGCCTCAGTAGTAAATTTTACTATGCTTTCTGTTATATCCATGAGTGGGAACTACCTTGATTCAACAATTTTGGAATTGCTTGTAAATATAAGCAGCCTTACATTCATTGATCTAAGCTACAACAGCTTAAACAGTAT is a window from the Vitis riparia cultivar Riparia Gloire de Montpellier isolate 1030 chromosome 9, EGFV_Vit.rip_1.0, whole genome shotgun sequence genome containing:
- the LOC117921909 gene encoding receptor-like protein EIX2 encodes the protein MGTLPNWLGELKNLRVLFLSDNKFEGPIPASLWTLQHLEYLSLSRNELNGSLPDSVGQLSQLQGLGVSFNHLSGSLSEQHFWKLSKLEYLVIGSNSFHLNVSPNWVPPFQANSLDMGSCHLGPSFPSWLQSQKNLEYLDFSNDSISSPIPNWFWNIAFNLQWLNLSHNQLQGQLPNSLNFYGESEIDFSSNLFEGPIPFSIKGVFFLDLSHNKFSGPIPLSRGESMLDLRYLLLSDNQITGAIPSNIGESLPSLYFLSLSGNRITGTIPNSIGHLSFLEVIDFSRNNLTGSIPSTINNCFSLVALDLGNNNLSGIIPKSLGRLQSLQSLHLNHNELSGKLPSSFQNLTGLEVLDLSYNKLLGEVPAWIGAAFVNLVILNLRSNVFCGRLPSQLSNLSSLHVLDIAQNNLMGEIPITLVELKAMAQEQMNIYRLSVNANSSYTSSLYEEQLVVIAKGQILEYTKTLSLVVAIDLSDNNLSGEFPQEITKLFGLVVLNLSRNHITGQIPENISMLRQLSSLDLSSNKLSDTTPSSRASLSFLSYLNLSNNNFYGEIPFIGQMITFPELAFVGNPDLCGPPLVIKCQDEDPNKRQSVVSDKNDGGYIDQWFYLSVGLGFAIGILVPFFVLSTRKSWCEAYFDFVDEIVRWLLRGRATYAKNHPRRR